The window atggttGCTGAGAGTTGGAATCGTTAGGGGTTgaccatttttaaaactttaaatatcTGAATCttcgaaaaattattttttccatcaagtgttttatatttttttcattattaatttttgtagtagaCAGGATGCTGGAAACAGAGGAATGGACTATTCacgatttttctcatttttgggGTTGAAATTTAGgggtgaaaaaaatgaaatcctTTGTTGTTTAGGTATCAGAAAAATTctttttgtcattcaattctACTCTTTGAgaggattttttcattttatgattaatgGTTAGGGGGTGGTTAACAAAATAAGGGTAGTTTTTTCGGAATTCTCTGTTTGAggcaatttttttttgaatggtAGATAGTGGTTAATagatgaaatttataatttttttcaatggttGCTGAGGGTTGAAATCGTTAGGTGTTgaccatttttaaaactttaaataaCTGAATCttcgaaaaattatttttccatcaagTGTTCAAAGAGATGAAGAAACGTATTtgatgttttgttctaaaatcACCCCCTACTTAAAGTTAAGAACTTTATTAACATTAAAAACCACCCCTAAAATGgagtgttttttaaaaataattttctattttataagttgAACTTATTATAAGTTGGAAATTTTTGGTGAGCTTGAACTTTTCAAGCATAACAAGATGATGAAGCATAGAAGATATATTCAAGTATTGCatgattataaattcaaaatgtaatgATATTTCTAGTATTTACTGTATATCTTGTGAATTCCGTTACAATAAGAGCTGattaaatggaataaataaataataataataataatactgtttaGTTTTCGGGAACTGCATTATCTGTGTTCGAGggagaacaaaaaaattgtacaGGTCATTTAGATAAGAGTTCTGGAATGTCAACAGAACCAGCCTTGAGACAGCTCGTCGTCCCCCCCCACCGCCATTGCAGTCTGTTTGCACAGAATAAAAgatcgaaaacggctctgacgatttccttcaaatttatacgatggatagctatttataagccccatCAACTGACATGTGTCTCATTTCTGGTGAAATTGCAGaagttccgtaatattcttgagaaaaatggcagctAATAACTAaagaaacatgtttttcacgattttctcaaaaatgacttgaccgattttttaaaaattcatactctgtattatcagctctatcaactggcatgagtcttttttctgggaaaataatggggggtccaccccatctttGAGAAATTGACATTGTAACCtcattctcgtgcatgaggtaggtaggtagagcagtttataaaaagaacacagtcgagatatttcatctgtagaacagctgttttgacgacttttaaaatcatcgaatttcacaatttacacaaaggaaaaagtactctaaaaacaataatattatatagtagttcatcaatagctgggatcaacaaaaaaaatacagaacgattgaaaaattcagcaactgcaagccacatgattGTATAATAGTaaaaatgacaacctcgcctcgaataatccaagcagtgtttcaCTACAGCCTTatttctagaggcaatcagctgctcacgtttgaaataattcagtcaattATCTCGTAAATTGCCAGCttttagcatacaatttggtacacaatgcatatCATGCAGCCGCTCTCCGAACTTTAAAAGTCtttggagaccaaaatacgatcttccgactacttttgacaattgaaaaaataatttcaattatttctgaaaaactttctcgctttcaccacccatttatcttttgaaacaaaagagatttccagcatgtcgaaaatttcatgttttctgcttgaaatgtctcgacattgacgaacataattagTAATtaaaaaactagtagttctgcgaacagtagacctcgctcataaatacaactttcaatctataatgaaaaGGGCCAGTACAATAAGTAcagaatattttgaagatttagtcatgtcatctattattttctccattgaaagtgctagagccactggacttatcaaggaggtacccttataattatcaaatacaTAGGTACAAATAttaccttttaaatgaaaaagactaagaaattgtcaaaaaaccagattcattgatacttagaaagaccggtttcgttctttatcaaagtttatcagagattgacaatggtgcaatcaccgaaaccggtttttctaagtatcaataaatatgtgttttttgacaatttcttagtctttttcattcaatatgaataattaccataatatcaacttctcaactatacaaaaagaaaaacaaaattaacctTTACACCTtcacatactaatttttttctacaactgcagtattggactgcaatacaataaatatttttaaaaaatgatttatcaaattaatttgataaatcaattttataattatgataagatgattcaatttaattattctatctaatcataataattcatttattagtcGAAACTAAGTCCTCAGCTTCGCTtaggtcaataaataaaaaatcgaaGTTATAGTTTGTTAAATCATGCGTAAGGAAAAACTCACATGTAAGAATGTTAGAGATTTCCAAACATTTTTGTGCAGACGGTAAAATATCTTGAACTGTTATCAAAATACAAGCAATATAGATATACAGATATAGTagtattatacaaaaatattacagaTTATACAGATCGCGTTTGTTGACCAATGAAACTGACTCactcattttcattaattttttcatcatttaatccctcatttttgtttttttcgcTTGAGCCAGCAAAATGTACTCCGGTTCACGAATTGGCAAACTTCTTCGCTGTCTTGGATCGATGAGTTCGGGAAGTAAACATTTCATATAAAATGTTTCTAGTTTTTCTTTCATGTTCTCTTTCCAAAACTCATCATCCCGTTCAATCTCAAAAGTTTTGAGGCCTTTTGGAGTCCAAATGACAAGAATACAGTACTTTCTTTTTGTTATATGTAGCTGCCcttgtatttgataaaaataagagtGACTTGATTTAATTTGGTAACTTTCATTGCTTTTGCTCTTTTTGAACACTTTTACCAACCAAGCCaatcttattttcaataaaatcatcaGGTGTGATATCTTCCCCACTTGACGGACACTTCACCTCCACAATGCCATCATTCCCAATGAGGCCGTCAGGAGAGGCTCCCAAGAATGGCATTTGCTCATCAATAAAAAAACCGCAAGGCTGGTCTGTGACTCCAAGTAATGGCTCAAGTTGGCGTATAGCATCTCCCTCATTTGCTCATTTGCTCTTGCATAGTTTATGGAATGCGAGTTGAGAGCTGATGTATACAGAAGCTTCGTTCACCACTGGAGCATGGAGCACAGTTGGAGTCTGGCTTCCGGTTGCACACCAGCCCAAAGTTGGATGCGATGCCGTTAGTCGGGTCCTCCTTCTCTCTTCCAACCATTCCTGACTGTTGCTTTCACCTTGAATGGAGGAAACAATAATTTGCTTTGAACTTTCAAGAGGCACAAAATAATTACTTATAGTGAATGCAGGCTACTATATTTACAGAAccaataatcatttttataataattgatagcatttgttattgaattgaaatcagAGCTACTTGTTTTTTTATGTCTATTCCTTGAATCTATTATCTCGAAATGTGCATGAATGAAGTAAATGGAATTAACTCTCACCTCTTGTATTTTGTTCGATTTCTTGAATTTCTTGCATTGTCTTCTGAAGAGTCTGCATGTGTTCCTGTAGTTTTCTCTGGTACAGATCATCCTCCATATCGGGTTTTTTCGCCATGGGTCCATAATTGCTATCACCCACTTTGGACGTGAAATTCAAACAACGTCTGATTCGGGGCTTCATTCTATTCCTCTCTGCCCTTTTCGCTAAGCTTGCCATATGTCTGGCCTCAAATTGTTTGGCGTAAAGGCCAGGGCTGCTTTTGTACATGGTTTTATGCAGCTTATAGAACGGCTGGTTGGTGTTGTGGCTGACCACAGCAGCAGCGCATCCCATCCTGTATGAGCCTTTTTGGATGTAATTGATTCTTTTTCCTCCCGTAAATCTCGCCACAACTGCGTTGTAGTGTTCGACCATGTTGCTATCAACGTCGTAAATGAGGTGGCTGCTATGGTCAGCTAGAACATtgacagcttccatgattttatATAACACTCCACTTGCTTTCATCTCTGGAATATAATTAGTTTCATCTGTAAcaatttttaacatttttataataactcAATATAATCTCTATTTAGCCATTTATATGTACCATATAAATAACTCTTAATATTCATCCATTCTTAGACATATTTATTTAAGAAAGTACAATTCACTTTTCTTCAATGTTCGAAAAAGTATTGATAACCACGGTTATGATTAATGTTAGTTTAGATGAAACTAAGATGAACTAAGTTTCAGATGAAGTCCTACTATTATGAGTAGGTACGGTAATAATAATAGgtcaatataaaaacttttttgaaatttaatctaTTGCTATATAAAAAATGAGTATGCTTACTTTCTTTTGGACCGTTGCAAAAATATCCTCGACTTTTGCAGTGAAGATGCTCACCAAAGACATGACTGGGTCCGTTCACTATGTCTAGCCTTAGTTTTTCAgccttttcatttatttctccttcttcaacttTTCTATGTTGGATAGCTTTTGTGACTGCTGTCCGCAGCCTCATAATGCGACCTGCCAAAAATAAGTTTATCAATTCACTTATCTTagtcatatttttataaaatagttgTTGATGTCTATTTCATAAgaattcttgattgaaaaatctaaaataaataaaaataccttGATTATTTAAcatatttgaacattcaaaatgTTCTATAAAAAGGGGGTTTATTAGAAACTATCAATGCTTAACAAACTTACCTCCTAGTACCCTACGCATTTTCAAATGTAGTCCTCTATCCTCTTTGGACAGATCCTTATGCAAACTGGTGGTAACAACATCCTTCAACTTGTTACAATAGTTGCGCAGCATGTGGTTGCGGCACTCAATTTTCTTTACCGTCAGATTTTGGTAAGGTCTAGCTTCAACAATGCTATTGTAGACACTGCTGTCTCCATCAGCAATCATTCTGAAAACGTTTTTCAATTGcgttaatttataatttcatctcaatattgaataaaacaatttataaaatatatacatagGTTATAACAATTTATACATAGGTTTTATATCAAGTCTATAAGGACTGAGGCTATTTGAAAACCAATTATATACAGTTATGGTACCTAGTCACTAACCTCAGCGCACTGCATTATTCAAGTTGGGATTGATGTTTTCAATTGACATGATTAATAATTGTAAGATACTGTAGTAGATATTCTAGGGttcttattcattataaaattgtatttacattataattattacattgCATATTGCTTATTGTACATTTCTTCACTCGCCAAGAAGCCTTCTACGATGGTAGCAGCTTCCATGCTAGATGAGCTATCATTCCAGTTCTTGAAGCACGTGTGAtgtgtaaaaataaaacttgcCTTTGTTATTTACTTTATTTCTTTGTTCGTTCGTGTTTGGGTGAaaagaaaatttgattacaacacACATGATTTACCTCCGTCTTTTTACGTGAGAagtgtatttattattgtcttttttcttcagggctactcttaatataaatctcattacttttaatataaataaaaatataaatctcagtatcattttatattattttgtcacatgtttcggacattgaggcccgccgcaaagtagacccacgttaatccacgaaatgcaacccacgccgtgggatgttttgtaaaccattgctgtAGAATTATGCATAATCAaccagctgacaagtggattattcattgcatgtactacacagatgtctagagaagcctagcaatggttcacaaaacatcccacggcatgggttgcttttcgtgggtctactttgcggcgggccttaatgtccgaaacatgttgtgacaaaataatttaaaagggtactgagatttatatttttattttcatttatgttatttatatgtCTACAAATTGTGTGTTGGTGTTTCCATACATTTATGCTTAATGCACTGTCTACTAATTGTTCACGGTACTTTTGAAGAAAACACTATTGTtaactatagtttgtgtaaaataaggtgtgacttggccctccatccgaagaaattacatggttgccaattcgtgtaaaatttcaactttctcaaatttctaattcaacgtcagaattggatgtagaatatcatccctgatatcctagtagtactaGAAAAGATCCAggtttgaaggattaaaaggaaatttaacttttatgataaaattggaaacatcgcgaagatttgttttcattttgaatatcacttctctcagaaaaggggagaatgtctcctttctatcggtgtctggatcatttttatccgaccaatggttatttttattcattaagtagtcggaagatcgtattttggtctccaaggaattttaaagttaggagagcgtctgcatggtatgcattgtgtaccaaattgtatgctgAAGGCTGgcaattcaaataaaatcaaatcaaaatttttattcacaatacaaacagttgagggtcctgccaaacccaaaggttttttagcgggtgcccagttacaggaaaaaaatgagttacaaaagataaataaacttagacaaaataaatattacacttcaaagattgtaagtaaaaatgaatgaaaactggtacaaaatgcaaaaatgaaataagaatatacatcagattttgatacagaattacagtaataaaaaaagggaaaaatgaaaatttattagaaaggaatgaaataataaggaaaagggaaaaattgttttacacaagtaatagtacatttttatcgttgaggcgATTTTATCCTCGATTATATTTCCTTTTTCCGAATTTTGACTCATCAATCTGTACTACATGGCCTTCACCTCCAATTTTTCCTTCTGCTCTGAAATTGCATGGAATGCCACCTGTAACACAAACATTATTGTGAAAAAGACGAACAttctaaaatgaaaaaaaagttaAATATACGAAGAATTATCTTTCTCCAACTTTTTGATCAAGTGACCCAATTATACAGGTTGAAACTGCCCAAACTGAGAAAGCTTATAATATTGACCGCAAGAATAAAAATCTTTTAGATAAGCAATATCTTCAACATTCACCTAACTTAGTATGACAAACATTTAATGGGCCTTGAATGATAAACCTTATTAATAACAGTAGATAACCAACTCAATAGTCTGTATGAAGTCATAACATCGTCTGCATAggtgttaatttatttttcacacaTCAGGAGATAAAAcgtttatttatattatttatttgtccatatacaaaatacaatccaggtaaaaacaacaggcattggcccaaaactgctctaaaccttaattttgaataaatagtcTGGAGGTTATGTAAAagtgataacttaattcacaaactattttgagtccaaaaaaatgtatctactaaatttttgaatttatcagttcaattaatttcaaaatacaaatccaaacaaaaatcttctttCGTAATTgccaaaaatattgtaaatttcacttaaatccacaattAATTATAGTCAagtaaaaacattaaaacatcaaacatttatTCAGCTAAGTGGAGCAACAAATTTTACTTTTCAACTTACAATTTACATtgcatgaaataaaaaatagaaggaTAAATATCATACAAAACACACCTCTCTGCAGAACGATCCCCAATCGACTGCGGTATTTTTAGATATTTCCACCTCTATCATCAATGCACTGCTCGGTACATTTCTGGTCCACAGTAAAACAAATCCTAAAATTTTCCACAACTGTAAATTGGATTTGGCCAAGAAAGTTCCTTTCCGCAAGCattatgaaaaattacattttcttgGTTTTTTCCCCTTTATTTTAATCGTTCCTCGACAAACCCATTTGTATCCGTCGATACGTTGGACATCCCTtcttataatcatttttttccaacaaTTTGGGCACTCCAGTTCTTCCTATATAATCATGCAAAGTAAACATTCAAATTTAGTGCttgtttgaataaataagctttatAGACGAAATACTATATGTTTCTTTGTACTTGGCACTATgtttcacattttttcaaaaaacatgAGGTTAATCTTATTATATAATAAGTTACTTTCAATTATAGGTACTTAAAACAAGTAATGTTATTTCAAATAGACTTGCTCCAATAATGCACTAGATACCGTCATTAATCCATGTACAAATCGTCACTTGTTTAAAAAAACTTGAGAATCTTTAAactatcatatttttaatgGAAACTTGAATATTTTCTAATTGATCTTGTgcttgaaaaaagttgaaaaagaagCTTTAATTACTTAATTGCTCACATCACTCGAGTGAACAAGACAGCCGATCTCACTACTATATTGATCCATCTTGAAAACTGTGACAAAAGTTTAAAGGTTTTTCAAACTGCTATAAAATTATAATGCAAACATCGAATAAACAAAGTGCCAATGCAATGGAGTGtcttaaaattgttcaatcaattttttttgtgcACCTTAAAACTCAAACTCAGCTACATTAGTTAGTAGGTACAGTACGGTATGTAAATTGAaccataaaaaatcaatttagcaATAAGCAATATACACTGGGAGTATAAGGACTACCGTATGTATTAATTGAAaaactaaatatttttataattaatagtaGAAGAATAAACGTTTTCACCTCCAAAATACcccattcaatacatttttttataattagcAGCCCATCCTCCTGCTTGCTCAATTCTTATAAACTAGaccaataaattgatttattgaaaagaaaatagttttatagttttcaatatGATTATATTAAAAGAGCATACAGTACACAAACTTGTTGCATTCAATACCTGGCGCTACAAGTCAATCTCACTAATATGGTCAACtattacaaatgaaaaattaataaactcATCTAATACCTTTAtcgaattgaattggaaaattttattcattgaataaaataataattctaattaaaATCTTTATTATTTCGAAAGTATATTAACTTTCCGTTACTCAACTTTACTTGCGTTCTATATCTACacaatagaaattaaaactaaaaattgcTTGAATATGTAGCAAACGTTTAGTCAGTTAATAGAAAATAGTATATAAATGTGACTAATCATGGTACAAAttgtatctcaactattttcaaaGATACcgacttattttatttttaatgggAAAGGAAGAAAAAAAGGTGTCTGCACTATAAATTTTAACCAAAGAGcacaattaaaacaataaaaaaaattgaattgaatttctgaagTGGCACACAACAAATaagaatgaggttatgttaacaatgaagaaagaacaaaccactctcggtctcagaCAGCTCCGTATCGCTcatgcgttagtaacggttttttccccgttagatctttgaatgtaacgttctttgtgatgatggttaccgagcaccgtaactggagccgtcattccattttgatgaggatattattatccaatgatgatttatcattaaattcgataTAACGATCAATATActatcatcatttcattcaataaaagaaagagtacttttcaataatataattaatagaatataacggttgttatttaactaatgttaaaaaaaacactataactaagtcagcatgattattgtaatttcaaatcaaaaacctaaccccctcACCTCCCCTttcatatttaaaacattaatgaacataaatctttgtaaaaacctgtaatcccttccagcataatgcaatttcaaagcaaaatcctaactctctaacctatcttttcacctttgaaatatcaagaaccataattctacctgtttcctagccctttctagcatattgcaaatttaaagcaaaacctaacctaaccttatgaaacattattgaatataacttgaaataacctaaaccctaaccctttcacattcaacactctggatttcaaagcaaaatcctaaccccctaacctatccttttatattttaaacattataataataataattaaataataatttttgctatattgaagaggagacttgcatatttttctcaattttttctgaCCAGTAGTTTTTGAAGGGTGTGTGTACCATTTGCCTCAAAAAAGTGACTTTTGAAGCCGTATTGTTAGCtaacagaagctgataaaaatattataattgcataAATTAAGTCCTAAGAACCAGTccaatagattagaaaaaggaaaaataattttttgaaaaaaaatattgaatgcacAACCTTGAAGGTATATGATGCTATACATTGTAGCATATGTTGGCATCTTCTCAATAGTAACTGTTAAGATACTGTTCTACAAGTATTTATCAGCTAAGAAATATTTCTATCCTATTTCACATTGATTCAACCAAGTTGTTTATCTTTTGAGAACCTCCCCTAGTTGAATGTGTTGAGAACCTCCCCTAGTTGGATGTGTTGAGAACCTCCCCTAGTTGGATGTGTTGAGAACCTCCGCTAGTTAGATGTGTTGAGAACCTCCCCTAGTTGGATGTGTTGAGAACCTCCGCTAGTTATGTGTAGTTATGCTAGGTATGTGTAGATCTTTGCTGATATACAGATTGTCTGACAAGTCACttcctatttttatacagctataatttatttattatatgaaccaattttgttagaactacatttgttagatagagctctccttgaggttgtgtttaacaccaattttcattcgtttcagtttaaaaatgccccttctcttgactgtggaagaacgagccgAAATAGCAGCTTGTTATGTGGTCTGGGGATCTATGTtgcgagtacaaaggtggtggagggTTGAACGAGAGATCCATGCAAAactggatgcaaaaactgttgaaaatttccattccaaattactaacaacaggtggtgtcgcagatgcaagacgatcaggaagaccatcaacgtcaaggacagcaaagaatgttgacagagttcgtgaaatgttcatgaggagCCGTCAGAAATCACTGCGTCAAGTATCTCGTGAGAGTGGTCTTTCACGTTAATCTGTTGCAACGATTCTTAAGAGAGATCTCAAtgtttttgcatccagtgttgcatggatATCTCGTTCGGCCCTCGaccacctttgtactcgcaccacagatccctagacctcataacgagctgctattttggctcGTTCTTTCACATTCAAGAGAGGGGacatttttaaactgaaacaaataaaaattggtgttaaacacaacctcaaggagagctctatctaacaaatgtagttctaacaaaattggttcataaataaagaaattatagctgtataaaaatagggagtgacttatctGACACCCTGTAGAATTGAATATGGTCTCAAATTGTAGACCAGACTCTCCCTTTTTCGTGCATTAAACCAAATCGAGAAtatattgttttgaaattatttagtcaAGTTTAAAGGAGCCgaagatttcaaaaaattcaTCCTCTCTCCAGAGTTCAAGCCACTAACTTGAGATTAATGCATGAAAACCAAGTAATTGGTATAGAATTGCAGGGATTTTTATTCTCTATACGCCGTGTAGTCTTAAAGTCGTCTTCATCTACTCCGTTTGATCAAAA of the Nilaparvata lugens isolate BPH unplaced genomic scaffold, ASM1435652v1 scaffold5436, whole genome shotgun sequence genome contains:
- the LOC120355980 gene encoding uncharacterized protein LOC120355980 — translated: MGPLRRHQIGGFTGQEPVYINRSLTSGRRKLLGLARQLKRDGKIKDVWVDQVAFHAISEQKEKLEVKAIMIADGDSSVYNSIVEARPYQNLTVKKIECRNHMLRNYCNKLKDVVTTSLHKDLSKEDRGLHLKMRRVLGGRIMRLRTAVTKAIQHRKVEEGEINEKAEKLRLDIVNGPSHVFGEHLHCKSRGYFCNGPKENETNYIPEMKASGVLYKIMEAVNVLADHSSHLIYDVDSNMVEHYNAVVARFTGGKRINYIQKGSYRMGCAAAVVSHNTNQPFYKLHKTMYKSSPGLYAKQFEARHMASLAKRAERNRMKPRIRRCLNFTSKVGDSNYGPMAKKPDMEDDLYQRKLQEHMQTLQKTMQEIQEIEQNTR